The genomic DNA GGCTTGCGTTACTCAACTTCGCGGTGGATGAAATTGCCAACCCGCAATTACGTGCGCAAAAAGGGATGAAGCGCTGGAAAAAACTCAGCCAACAAGAAAAGAAAGCCCGCGACGAGAATCCCGTTGCCGAACACATGCTGATCAGTGGAGATAAATCATGAGTCGCACCCCACTTATCTCAATCCGTGACCTGTGCGTCGACTACATTACTGATGCTGGTGATGTCCGAGCCTGCGATCACGTCAATTTTGACATTGCCCCCGGTGAAGTATTCGGCCTGGCTGGCGAATCGGGATGCGGTAAATCCACCGTTGCCTTTTCGCTGATGCGTCTGCATAAGCCACCTGCATTTATCACCGGCGGCGAAGTCATCTTTAACGGCGAGAATATCCTCGATTACAGCGACGCTCGGATGCGCGACTTTCGCTGGCGCGAGATGTCGATGGTGTTTCAAAGCGCCATGAATGCCCTCAACCCAGTGCTGACGCTCGAAGAACAGTTTTGCGATGTACTGATGCGCCACACCAACCTGACCCGCAAACAAGCGGTGAAGCGGGCTCAAGGCTTGCTAGAAATTGTCGATATTCATCCCAGCCGTCTGACCGATTATCCGCATCAGTTTTCGGGCGGGATGCGTCAACGCTTGGTAATTGCCATTGCACTGGCCCTCAACCCGAAAATGATCATCATGGATGAGCCCACCACGGCATTAGATGTGGTGGTGCAACGCGAGATCTTACAAAAAATCTACGCGTTAAAAGAAGAGTTTGGCTTTTCGATTCTGTTTATCACCCATGATTTATCGCTTATGGTCGAGTTTTCCGATCGAATTGGGAT from Salinivibrio kushneri includes the following:
- a CDS encoding ABC transporter ATP-binding protein translates to MSRTPLISIRDLCVDYITDAGDVRACDHVNFDIAPGEVFGLAGESGCGKSTVAFSLMRLHKPPAFITGGEVIFNGENILDYSDARMRDFRWREMSMVFQSAMNALNPVLTLEEQFCDVLMRHTNLTRKQAVKRAQGLLEIVDIHPSRLTDYPHQFSGGMRQRLVIAIALALNPKMIIMDEPTTALDVVVQREILQKIYALKEEFGFSILFITHDLSLMVEFSDRIGIMYSGELIEVAPSKQVLNNPYHPYTEGLGSSFPSLTGPKRQLTGIPGNPLNLLEIPTGCRFQARCAQVHERCRTTQTVLRQIEPGRYSNCHLYGEPIAQQKL